From Gavia stellata isolate bGavSte3 unplaced genomic scaffold, bGavSte3.hap2 HAP2_SCAFFOLD_117, whole genome shotgun sequence, the proteins below share one genomic window:
- the SSR4 gene encoding translocon-associated protein subunit delta, with protein sequence MAVLAVLAGLLALALGAAGEPCPEPTIVPSYYTTSDAVISSESVFVVEISLACKNGAQNVALYADVNGKQFPVTRGQDVGRYQVSWSLEHRSAQSGTYEVKFFDEESYSALRKAQRNNEDVSRIRPLFTVNVDHRGAWNGPWVSTEVVAAAIGLVVYYLAFSTKSSIQA encoded by the exons ATGGCGGTCCTGGCGGTGCTGGCGGGGCTGCTGGCGTTGGCGCTCGGCGCCGCAG GCGAGCCGTGCCCCGAGCCCACCATCGTGCCCTCGTACTACACCACCTCGGACGCTGTCATCTCCTCTGAGAGCGTCTTCGTGGTGGAGATCTCGCTGGCCTGCAAGAATGGCGCACAG AACGTGGCTCTCTACGCCGACGTCAACGGGAAGCAGTTCCCCGTCACCCGGGGGCAGGATGTGGGGCGCTACCAG gTCTCCTGGAGCCTGGAGCACCGCAGCGCCCAGTCAGGCACCTACGAGGTGAAGTTCTTTGACGAGGAGTCGTACAGCGCCCTGCGCAAG GCTCAGCGGAATAATGAGGACGTGTCCCGCATCCGACCTCTCTTTACCGTCAACGTGGATCATCGG GGCGCCTGGAACGGTCCCTGGGTGTCGACGGAGGTGGTGGCAGCCGCCATCGGCCTCGTCGTCTATTACCTGGCCTTCAGCACCAAGAGCAGCATCCAGGCGTAG
- the IDH3G gene encoding isocitrate dehydrogenase [NAD] subunit gamma, mitochondrial, with amino-acid sequence MAAALAAVRRLRVPAVLGPRPAWISHDAERRHLPPQPSIPPPAKYGGRHTVTLIPGDGIGPELMLHVKEVFRHACVPVDFEEVRVSAEAPEDDVHNAIMAIRRNGVALKGNIETNHNLPPSHKSRNNLIRTSLDLYANVIHCQSLPGVETRHRDIDILIVRENTEGEYSSLEHESVAGVVESLKIITAGRSRRIAHYAFHLARAASRRSVTAVHKANIMKLGDGLFLQCCQEVAAEYPEISFRSMIVDNTTMQLVSRPQQFDVMVMPNLYGNIVNNVCAGLVGGPGLVPGANYGHDYAVFETATRNTGKSIANRNIANPTAALLAACMMLDHLRLHSHASTIRQAVLASLDDPRTHTPDIGGQGTTSGAVQSIISHLPRA; translated from the exons ATGGCGGCGGCGCTGGCAGCGGTGCGGCGGCTCCGGGTACCGGCCGTGCTGGGGCCACGCCCG GCATGGATTTCCCACGATGCCGAGCGGCGCCACCTCCCACCT cagcccagcatc CCGCCCCCTGCCAAGTATGGGGGCCGCCACACCGTGACGCTGATCCCCGGTGATGGCATTGGCCCTGAACTGATGCTGCACGTCAAGGAAGTCTTCAG GCACGCCTGCGTGCCCGTGGACTTCGAGGAGGTGCGGGTCAGCGCTGAGGCGCCTGAGGACGACGTGCACAACGCCATCATGGCCATTCGCCGCAACGGCGTTGCCCTCAAGG GGAACATTGAGACCAACCACAACCTCCCTCCCAGCCACAAGTCCCGTAACAACCTCATCCG GACCAGCCTGGACCTGTACGCCAACGTGATCCACTGCCAGAGCCTGCCCGGGGTGGAGACGCGGCACCGCGACATCGACATCCTCATCGTGCGGGAGAACACGGAGGGCGAGTACAGCAGCCTGGAGCATGAG AGCGTGGCGGGCGTGGTGGAGAGCCTGAAGATCATCACGGCCGGGCGCTCGCGCCGCATCGCCCACTACGCCTTCCACCTGGCccgcgccgcctcccgccgctcCGTCACCGCCGTCCACAAGGCCAACATCAT GAAGCTGGGGGACGGCCTGTTCCTGCAGTGCTGCCAGGAGGTGGCGGCCGAGTACCCCGAGATCAGTTTCCGCAGCATGATCGTGGACAACACCACCATGCAG CTGGTGTCGCGCCCGCAGCAGTTTGACGTGATGGTGATGCCCAATCTCTACGGAAACATCGTCAACAACGTCTGCGCCGGGCTGGTGGGGGGCCCCGGCCTCGTCCCCGGCGCCAACTACGGTCACGACTACGCCGTCTTCGAGACC gCGACGCGTAACACGGGGAAGAGCATCGCCAACCGCAACATCGCCAACCCCACGGCCGCCCTGCTCGCTGCCTGCATGATGCTGGACCACCTCCG GCTGCACAGCCACGCCTCCACCATCCGCCAGGCTGTCCTTGCCTCATTGGATGATCCCCGG ACGCACACACCCGACATCGGGGGACAGGGCACAACCTCGGGGGCTGTCCAGAGCATCATCTCGCATCTCCCCCGTGCCTAG
- the SRPK3 gene encoding SRSF protein kinase 3 encodes MSQHASGDPQGGQLGWGGADTCVPWDWGGWGVRTPGFPAWLSLPRTPSPSEDVLPETPPPLPLLSEGLLGSDEGEQEDPRDYCKGGYYPVRIGDLFNGCYHVVRKLGWGHFSTVWLCWDIRRKRFVALKVVKSAPQYTETALDEIKLLKCVRDSDPSDPKRENIVQLIDDFKVSGVNGVHVCMVLEVLGHQLLRWIIKSNYQGLPLPCVKSIVRQVLEGLDYLHTKCKIIHTDIKPENVLLRVGEPFVRQLAAEAARWAREGGPPQSAVSSAPQDVPVSERLSRARRRRQRRRQSRLLAQRLQDLDHLRETGGSLGAPDDAEAPPLDPDEGGSPPSGASSSGVHTLQAGGSSDGLSGGSSTSGEGPPRRPPSPSSASDSLLTPTSSSLISGGSGGPPAPLGGGVPGGQENPLDPRCAPRLRVKIADLGNGCWVHRHFTEDIQTRQYRALEVLLGAGYGPPADIWSTACMAFELATGDYLFEPHSGEDYSRDEDHIAHVIELLGEIPRHVALGGRYSREFFNRRGELRHIRHLRPWGLRAVLQEKYEWPRGAAAAFARFLRPMLAFEPARRATAAQCLRHPWLRP; translated from the exons ATGTCCCAGCATGCCTC GGGAGACCCCCAGGGGGgccagctggggtgggggggggcagacACCTGCGTGCCCTGGgactggggggggtggggagtcCGGACGCCGGGGTTCCCAGCCTGGCTCTCCCTTCCCAGGACCCCTAGCCCCTCCGAGGATGTGTTGCCAGagaccccccctcccctgcctctgctgtcagaggggctgctgggctctgacgaaggggagcaggaggaccCCAGGGACTACTGCAAAG GCGGGTATTACCCCGTGCGGATTGGGGACCTCTTCAACGGGTGCTACCATGTGGTGCGcaagctgggctgggggcactTCTCCACCGTCTGGCTCTGCTGGGACATCCG GCGGAAGCGGTTTGTGGCACTGAAGGTGGTGAAGAGCGCGCCCCAGTACACCGAGACGGCCCTGGACGAGATCAAGTTGCTGAAATGC GTCCGCGACTCGGACCCCAGCGACCCCAAGCGGGAGAACATCGTGCAGCTCATCGATGACTTCAAGGTCTCTGGGGTCAACGGTGTCC ACGTGTGCATggtgctggaggtgctgggCCACCAGCTCCTGCGCtggatcatcaagtccaactaccaggggctgcccctgccctgcgTCAAAAGCATCGTGCGACAG GTGCTGGAGGGGCTGGACTACCTGCACACCAAGTGCAAGATCATCCACACGGACATCAAGCCCGAGAACGTGCTGCTGCGGGTGGGGGAGCCCTTCGTGCGGCAGCTGGCGGCCGAGGCTGCGCGCTGGGCCCGGGAGGGGGGCCCCCCCCAGAGCGCAG TGAGCTCCGCGCCCCAGGACGTCCCCGTGAGT GAGCGGCTCTCCCGTGCCCGgcgccggcggcagcggcggcgccaGAGCCGCCTCCTGGCCCAGCGCCTGCAGGACCTGGACCACCTGCGGGAGACCGGGGGGTCACTGGGGGCCCCCGACGATGCCG AGGCACCCCCCCTGGACCCCGACGAAgggggcagcccccccagcGGCGCCTCCTCCTCGGGGGTGCACACCCTGCAGGCCGGCGGCTCCAGCGACGGGCTCTCGGGGGGCTCCTCCACCTCGGGGGAGGgccccccccggcgcccccccagccccagctctgcctccgACTCCCTCCTCACCCCCACTTCCAGCTCCCTCATCTCGGGGGGCTCAGGGgggccccccgcccccctcg GtgggggggtgccgggggggcagGAGAACCCCCTGGACCCCCGCTGCGCCCCTCGGCTGCGCGTCAAGATCGCCGACCTGGGCAACGGCTGCTGGGTG CACCGGCACTTCACCGAGGACATCCAGACGCGGCAGTACCGCGCCCtggaggtgctgctgggggcGGGCTACGGGCCCCCCGCGGACATCTGGAGCACCGCCTGCATG GCCTTCGAGCTGGCGACGGGTGACTACCTGTTCGAGCCCCACTCGGGGGAGGACTACAGCCGGGACGAGG ACCACATCGCCCATGTGATCGAGCTGCTGGGGGAGATCCCGCGGCACGTGGCACTGGGGGGGCGCTACTCCCGGGAGTTCTTCAACCGCCGCG GGGAGCTGCGGCACATCCGCCACCTGCGGCcctgggggctgcgggcagtgctgcaggagaAGTACGAGTGGCCCCGGGGGGCAGCCGCTGCCTTCGCCCGCTTCCTGCGGCCCATGCTGGCCTTCgagcccgcccgccgcgccaCCGCCGCCCAGTGCCTGCGCCACCCCTGGCTCCGCCCCTag